The following proteins come from a genomic window of Gemmatimonas sp.:
- a CDS encoding ADP-ribosylglycohydrolase family protein produces the protein MALIDLTVGALCMGLHDHVPHMVYGPRRSLETRASETDRRDRVLGCLLGGAVADALGAPLEFRNSKDIVGLFGPRGLRDFVPLHGTLGAITDDTQLLLFTAEALLRVRVMSHGYRTYYPPTILRNAMRRWLMTQRHTGPLPDHLDSARGWLLDIPALWVERQPDKVTMIALKRPGLGTPEEAITDSAGAGAMVRCAPAGMFPQDDPFRLASEITGITHGNPHALVAGGYMAVIISQLMYGTTIQVAVEAAISRGLYIAGQREPTLTIRDAMERANQVRFAGIDPGWFELEQVGDGKLAHDALAVALYCALCHPEPTQESFEKAVTLAVNHSGNSVVIGALTGQILGTMHGMSVIPPRWIEQLELRDVIVAMAEDLATEHVPGPEWKQRYPPL, from the coding sequence GTGGCGCTCATTGACCTGACCGTCGGGGCGTTGTGTATGGGCTTGCATGACCATGTGCCGCACATGGTGTACGGACCGCGCCGCTCCCTGGAAACGCGCGCGTCGGAAACCGATCGGCGTGACCGTGTGCTGGGCTGTTTGCTGGGGGGCGCCGTGGCCGATGCGCTGGGCGCGCCGCTGGAGTTCCGCAACAGCAAGGATATCGTGGGCCTGTTCGGTCCGCGTGGCCTACGCGATTTCGTGCCGCTGCACGGCACGCTGGGGGCGATCACCGACGATACCCAGCTGTTGCTCTTCACCGCCGAGGCGCTGCTGCGCGTGCGGGTCATGTCGCACGGGTATCGCACGTACTATCCGCCCACCATCCTGCGCAACGCGATGCGGCGCTGGCTCATGACGCAGCGTCACACGGGGCCACTGCCCGATCATCTGGATAGTGCGCGCGGCTGGCTGCTGGACATTCCGGCGTTGTGGGTGGAACGGCAGCCGGACAAGGTCACCATGATCGCCCTCAAGCGGCCGGGACTGGGCACGCCGGAGGAAGCCATCACCGACTCGGCGGGGGCCGGCGCCATGGTGCGCTGTGCCCCGGCGGGGATGTTCCCGCAGGACGACCCGTTTCGTCTGGCCTCGGAGATCACCGGCATCACGCACGGCAATCCGCACGCGCTGGTGGCGGGCGGCTACATGGCGGTGATCATCTCGCAGCTCATGTACGGCACCACCATCCAGGTGGCGGTGGAGGCGGCCATCAGTCGCGGGCTCTATATCGCGGGGCAGCGTGAACCCACGCTGACCATTCGGGATGCCATGGAGCGCGCCAACCAGGTCCGCTTTGCCGGGATCGACCCCGGATGGTTCGAGCTCGAGCAGGTGGGGGATGGCAAGCTGGCCCACGATGCGCTGGCCGTGGCACTCTATTGTGCGCTCTGTCACCCCGAGCCCACGCAGGAGAGCTTCGAGAAGGCGGTCACGCTGGCGGTGAATCACTCCGGCAACAGCGTGGTCATTGGTGCGCTGACCGGGCAGATCCTGGGTACCATGCACGGCATGTCCGTCATTCCGCCGCGGTGGATCGAGCAGCTGGAGCTGCGTGACGTGATCGTGGCCATGGCGGAGGATCTTGCCACCGAGCATGTGCCCGGCCCGGAGTGGAAGCAGCGGTATCCACCGTTGTGA
- a CDS encoding superoxide dismutase, which produces MDRRGFLQQGAGAVAGVALSGLVAVPARALPAIESGPFAPDAVLNQTYPFTLPPLPYAANAVEPAVDAQTMGIHHDRHHAAYVTNLNNALASQSALHQYTLGELLMGLRRWPAAVQTAIRNNGGGHANHALFWNLLAPGAASAAAPTGRLAEMITRDFESVAALKAAMKTAAVGQFGSGWAWLVKTATNRLAVRGLPNQDSPLLEGELPIVGIDVWEHAYYLRYQNRRADYVDALLARINWDVAGAQVG; this is translated from the coding sequence ATGGATCGTCGCGGATTCTTGCAGCAGGGGGCGGGTGCGGTGGCGGGCGTGGCGTTGTCGGGGCTGGTCGCGGTGCCGGCACGGGCGTTGCCCGCCATCGAGTCGGGGCCATTCGCGCCCGACGCGGTGCTCAACCAGACGTACCCCTTCACGCTGCCCCCGTTGCCGTATGCCGCCAATGCGGTGGAGCCGGCGGTGGATGCGCAGACGATGGGCATTCATCACGACCGGCATCATGCGGCGTACGTGACGAACCTCAACAACGCGCTCGCCTCCCAGAGTGCGCTGCACCAGTACACGCTGGGTGAACTGCTCATGGGGCTGCGGCGCTGGCCCGCCGCGGTGCAGACGGCCATTCGCAACAACGGCGGCGGGCACGCCAATCACGCGCTCTTCTGGAATTTGCTGGCGCCGGGCGCCGCGTCGGCCGCCGCGCCCACCGGGCGGCTGGCGGAGATGATCACGCGCGACTTCGAGTCGGTGGCGGCACTCAAGGCGGCGATGAAGACCGCGGCCGTGGGGCAGTTCGGCAGCGGCTGGGCGTGGCTGGTGAAGACGGCCACGAATCGTCTGGCGGTGCGCGGGCTCCCCAATCAGGACTCGCCGCTGCTCGAGGGGGAGCTGCCCATCGTGGGGATCGACGTGTGGGAGCACGCGTACTACCTCAGGTACCAGAACCGCCGCGCCGACTACGTGGACGCGTTGCTGGCCCGCATCAACTGGGACGTCGCCGGGGCGCAGGTGGGGTAA
- a CDS encoding aldo/keto reductase: protein MSVVPQQMLAPGYAIPRLIKGGWQLAGGHGPVDRQRAIADMMAFAEAGITAFDCADIYTGVEELIGEFLRAWRERHGPNAPPVRVHTKCVPDRDLLPVLTFAHVEALIDRSLRRLGVDTLDLVQFHWWDYSAPRWLDAAGHLATLQRAGKIRHIGLTNFDTAHVRAIVEAGVPVVSHQVQASLLDRRALRDMATFCRAHQIGLLAYGALAGGFFHERWRGVPAPAEPLENRSLVKYRLIIEEFGGWHAFQQLLECLAQVATAHDTTIGAVAMRLMLDEPDITAVIVGARHAAHLASTCAALTLTLHDDQRRAILALVHAAPGPGGDVYTLERDPGGPHAGIMRYNLNTATAP from the coding sequence GTGAGCGTCGTGCCCCAGCAGATGCTCGCGCCCGGGTACGCCATTCCGCGGCTCATCAAGGGCGGGTGGCAGCTCGCCGGCGGGCACGGGCCGGTGGACCGCCAGCGTGCCATCGCCGACATGATGGCCTTTGCCGAAGCCGGCATCACGGCCTTCGATTGTGCCGACATCTACACCGGCGTGGAGGAGCTCATTGGCGAGTTCCTGCGCGCCTGGCGAGAGCGGCATGGGCCCAACGCCCCGCCGGTGCGCGTGCACACCAAGTGCGTGCCCGATCGCGACCTGCTGCCCGTGCTCACCTTCGCGCACGTCGAGGCGCTCATCGATCGGTCGCTGCGGCGGCTCGGCGTGGACACGCTCGACCTCGTGCAGTTTCACTGGTGGGACTACTCGGCGCCGCGCTGGCTGGACGCGGCGGGGCACCTGGCCACGCTGCAGCGAGCCGGCAAGATCCGGCACATCGGCCTCACCAACTTCGATACGGCGCATGTGCGGGCCATCGTCGAGGCGGGCGTGCCGGTGGTCTCGCATCAGGTGCAGGCCTCGCTGCTCGACCGCCGCGCGTTGCGCGACATGGCCACCTTCTGCCGCGCCCATCAGATCGGACTGCTGGCCTACGGTGCGCTGGCGGGCGGGTTCTTTCACGAGCGCTGGCGTGGGGTACCGGCACCAGCCGAACCGCTCGAGAATCGTTCGCTGGTGAAATACCGGCTCATCATCGAGGAGTTCGGCGGCTGGCACGCCTTTCAGCAGCTGCTCGAGTGCCTCGCGCAGGTGGCGACGGCGCATGACACCACCATTGGTGCCGTGGCCATGCGCCTCATGCTCGACGAACCGGACATCACCGCCGTCATCGTGGGTGCACGGCACGCCGCACATTTGGCATCCACCTGCGCCGCGCTCACGCTCACGCTGCACGACGACCAGCGCCGCGCCATTCTGGCGCTCGTGCACGCCGCGCCCGGCCCCGGCGGCGATGTGTACACCCTCGAGCGCGATCCCGGCGGTCCGCACGCGGGGATCATGCGCTACAACCTCAACACCGCCACCGCCCCGTAA
- a CDS encoding DUF305 domain-containing protein, protein MTPTRFPSSSPLLLALVLGGTILSGCASATAGVGRDLRFQPGDAGAIARARADSLRYPYTKADIDFMTGMIHHHAQAIVISRWAVSHGADAAVQRLTARIINAQTDEIHLMQTWLKDRLQPVPTVDSTGAVTMPSGAGGHDMHAMHAGHTMPGMGGMMMPGMLSDAQLKELDAARGADFDRLFLTFMILHHRGAVTMVKELFTSDGAGQDETIFKFANDVEVDQSTEIKRMYTMMLERGWVPPA, encoded by the coding sequence ATGACACCCACCCGATTCCCCTCTTCGTCGCCGCTCCTGTTGGCGCTGGTGCTCGGCGGCACCATTCTGAGCGGTTGTGCCAGCGCCACGGCCGGCGTGGGGCGCGACCTGCGTTTCCAGCCGGGCGACGCGGGCGCCATCGCGCGCGCGCGCGCCGACAGTCTGCGGTACCCGTACACCAAGGCCGATATCGACTTCATGACGGGGATGATTCACCATCATGCCCAGGCCATCGTGATCTCGCGGTGGGCCGTCTCGCACGGTGCCGACGCCGCGGTGCAGCGCCTCACGGCGCGCATCATCAACGCGCAGACCGACGAGATCCACCTCATGCAGACGTGGCTCAAGGATCGGTTGCAGCCGGTACCCACGGTGGATTCCACCGGGGCCGTGACCATGCCGTCCGGTGCCGGTGGCCACGACATGCATGCCATGCACGCCGGCCACACCATGCCGGGCATGGGTGGCATGATGATGCCGGGCATGTTGAGCGATGCCCAGCTCAAGGAGCTCGACGCGGCGCGTGGGGCGGACTTCGACCGGCTCTTCCTCACCTTCATGATCCTGCATCACCGCGGCGCGGTGACGATGGTGAAGGAGCTCTTCACGAGCGATGGCGCTGGCCAGGACGAAACGATCTTCAAGTTCGCCAACGACGTGGAAGTGGACCAGAGCACCGAGATCAAGCGCATGTACACCATGATGCTGGAGCGCGGCTGGGTGCCGCCGGCGTGA
- a CDS encoding metal-dependent hydrolase produces MDNVTHGLAGLLVADAAVHWLERRGVTVAPRQRRTLSVLGVVAAEFPDSDLIYSGPLLDMGPLGYLLHHRGHTHTLVWAVVSALLLWLVARWYAGRDGALVPARLQRVLLLVALTGTWSHILLDWTNSYGVHPFWPLNGRWYYGDAVFIVEPWLWLVAIPPLYWNRPGALGRSVLVFCFVAILAAVLLLGQVAAEVVAVLLVFAVLWPLVQWRLRAPTRTWSGMGTWALITVAFFAASRTAEASVREAVAASRVGSGGEAVVLDVVLTPGPGDWGCWSALVMSRSPDAYTVSSAFVAPFPAARSLARCTAGSRTGRVGGDVLAGLRAHRAPVFSPSAKVAWRSSWSTPLPSLAALARSRCEVEAALYFMRAPVWQSLDNGRLLLSDARFGVSGGGFSEIELPPAGACTLRAPWIPGWVPPRAELLRTELLR; encoded by the coding sequence GTGGACAACGTTACGCACGGACTTGCAGGACTGCTCGTTGCCGACGCGGCGGTGCACTGGTTGGAGCGACGCGGGGTCACCGTCGCTCCTCGACAGCGGCGCACGCTGAGCGTGCTGGGCGTGGTCGCGGCCGAGTTTCCGGACAGCGACCTCATCTACTCCGGCCCGCTGCTGGACATGGGGCCGTTGGGGTATCTGCTGCACCATCGCGGGCACACGCACACGCTGGTGTGGGCCGTGGTGAGCGCCCTGCTGCTGTGGCTGGTGGCCAGGTGGTACGCGGGGCGTGATGGGGCGTTGGTGCCCGCACGGCTGCAACGTGTGCTGCTGCTGGTGGCGCTAACGGGAACGTGGTCGCACATCCTGCTCGACTGGACGAACAGCTACGGCGTGCACCCCTTCTGGCCGCTCAACGGCCGCTGGTACTACGGCGATGCGGTGTTCATCGTGGAGCCGTGGCTGTGGCTGGTGGCCATTCCGCCGCTCTACTGGAACCGTCCGGGTGCATTGGGCCGCTCGGTGCTGGTGTTCTGCTTCGTTGCCATTCTCGCGGCGGTGCTGCTGCTGGGGCAGGTGGCTGCCGAGGTGGTGGCTGTGCTGCTGGTGTTCGCGGTGCTGTGGCCGCTGGTGCAGTGGAGGCTGCGCGCGCCCACGCGCACATGGAGCGGCATGGGTACCTGGGCGTTGATCACGGTGGCGTTCTTTGCGGCGTCGCGCACCGCGGAGGCGAGTGTGCGCGAGGCGGTGGCCGCCAGTCGTGTCGGGAGCGGCGGCGAGGCGGTCGTGCTCGATGTGGTGCTCACGCCCGGCCCCGGTGACTGGGGGTGCTGGTCGGCACTGGTCATGAGCCGCAGCCCGGACGCGTACACCGTGAGTTCCGCCTTCGTCGCCCCATTCCCCGCGGCACGTTCGCTGGCGCGCTGCACCGCAGGCTCTCGTACCGGGCGCGTGGGCGGCGATGTACTGGCTGGCTTGCGTGCGCACCGGGCTCCGGTGTTTTCGCCGAGCGCCAAGGTTGCGTGGCGATCATCGTGGAGCACGCCGCTGCCGTCGCTGGCAGCGCTGGCGCGATCCCGGTGCGAGGTGGAGGCCGCCCTGTATTTCATGCGCGCGCCGGTCTGGCAATCGCTGGACAACGGGCGTCTGCTGCTGAGCGACGCCCGCTTTGGCGTAAGCGGCGGGGGGTTCAGCGAAATCGAGCTGCCACCCGCCGGTGCGTGCACTCTGCGCGCACCGTGGATTCCCGGTTGGGTGCCGCCGCGCGCGGAGTTGCTGCGCACGGAGTTGCTGCGCTAG
- a CDS encoding serpin family protein, which produces MQVPMMSRVGGAPTVYLGGADRLPPLVATGETRGEVVLPKFTLTASRALSPALSAMGMSRAFSDQAEFPRLFPSVATKIGFVQHAVAVTVEERGTRAAAVTAVGIVPVSMPAGVVVNRPFIFLIRERLAGAILFAGVARDPRPPQ; this is translated from the coding sequence GTGCAGGTGCCCATGATGTCGCGGGTAGGGGGCGCGCCCACCGTGTACCTGGGCGGGGCGGATCGCCTGCCGCCGCTGGTGGCCACCGGGGAAACGCGCGGGGAGGTCGTGCTTCCCAAGTTCACGCTGACCGCCTCGCGGGCCCTGTCGCCCGCGCTGAGTGCGATGGGCATGAGCCGCGCGTTCAGCGATCAGGCCGAGTTTCCCCGCCTCTTTCCGTCGGTCGCGACCAAGATTGGGTTTGTCCAGCACGCGGTGGCGGTCACCGTGGAGGAACGGGGGACGCGTGCCGCCGCGGTGACGGCGGTCGGGATCGTGCCGGTCAGCATGCCTGCCGGGGTGGTCGTCAACCGCCCGTTCATCTTTCTCATTCGGGAGCGGTTGGCTGGCGCCATTCTCTTTGCCGGCGTCGCGCGCGACCCGCGGCCGCCACAATGA
- a CDS encoding TIGR04076 family protein produces MTDSSVPPDQVAAAADAFTLFDLRVDVIATDRPMVCNHRAGDFFTLRGENLEFPPGQTFPLYPLAALLPLLPAKQRPTHPNDWMTTDADIACPDPHCGGRFRITRIGSSTFRHADVTLVPLPSPQP; encoded by the coding sequence ATGACCGATTCGTCAGTGCCCCCCGATCAGGTGGCGGCCGCCGCCGATGCCTTCACGCTCTTCGACCTGCGCGTGGACGTGATTGCCACCGACCGTCCCATGGTGTGCAACCACCGGGCGGGGGATTTCTTCACGCTGCGCGGCGAGAATCTGGAGTTCCCGCCGGGGCAGACGTTCCCGCTCTATCCGCTCGCGGCGCTGCTGCCGCTGCTCCCCGCCAAACAGCGCCCCACCCACCCGAACGACTGGATGACCACCGACGCCGACATCGCGTGCCCCGATCCGCACTGCGGCGGTCGCTTTCGCATCACGCGCATCGGTTCCAGCACCTTCCGCCACGCCGACGTCACGCTGGTCCCGCTGCCGAGTCCACAGCCGTGA
- a CDS encoding aldose epimerase family protein, producing MTCTAATPAATARHGGTPFGVLPSGDTVHVFTLANGDVTMRVLDYGGIVQSLETPDRQGTRQDVVLGFDDLEGYLRRSPYFGALIGRYGNRIAKGRFTLDGTEHTLAANNGPHALHGGLTGFDKVRWQVLQATDNSLVLRHVSRDGDEGYPGTLTATVTYTLTADNRWVIDYEVTTDAATPVNLTQHTYWNLRGNGAEPVQEHELQLAANAFTPVDSTLIPTGVLQPVAGTPFDFRTSQPIGARIDADDEQLRYGGGYDHNFVVSGTGDAAGLRRVAQVREPVSGRTLTMSTTEPGVQFYTGNVLDGSVTGKRGVVYVRRSGFCLEAQHFPDSPNQPAFPSTILRPGERRTSRTVYAFGVDAQRP from the coding sequence GTGACCTGCACAGCAGCAACCCCGGCAGCGACGGCACGCCACGGAGGCACGCCCTTCGGCGTGCTCCCCAGTGGCGACACGGTGCACGTGTTCACGCTCGCCAACGGCGACGTGACCATGCGGGTGCTCGACTACGGTGGCATCGTGCAGTCGCTCGAGACGCCCGACCGGCAGGGGACCCGCCAGGACGTGGTGCTGGGCTTCGATGATCTGGAGGGCTACCTGCGCCGTTCGCCGTACTTCGGTGCCCTGATTGGCCGCTATGGCAACCGGATTGCCAAGGGACGCTTTACGCTCGACGGCACGGAGCACACGCTCGCGGCGAACAACGGCCCGCATGCGCTGCACGGTGGCCTCACCGGTTTCGACAAGGTGCGCTGGCAGGTGCTGCAGGCCACCGACAACAGTCTCGTGCTGCGTCATGTGAGTCGCGACGGTGACGAGGGGTACCCGGGCACGCTCACCGCGACGGTGACGTATACGCTCACGGCCGACAACCGCTGGGTGATCGACTACGAGGTCACCACCGACGCGGCCACGCCGGTGAACCTCACGCAGCATACGTACTGGAATCTGCGCGGCAACGGTGCGGAGCCGGTGCAGGAGCACGAGCTGCAGCTGGCCGCCAACGCGTTCACCCCCGTGGACTCCACGCTCATCCCCACCGGCGTGCTGCAGCCGGTGGCCGGCACGCCATTCGACTTCCGCACGTCGCAGCCGATTGGTGCGCGCATTGACGCGGACGACGAGCAGCTGCGCTACGGTGGCGGTTACGACCACAACTTCGTCGTGAGCGGTACAGGCGACGCCGCCGGATTGCGACGCGTGGCGCAGGTGCGGGAGCCGGTGTCCGGGCGCACTCTGACGATGTCCACCACCGAACCCGGCGTGCAGTTCTACACGGGCAACGTCCTGGATGGGAGCGTGACCGGAAAGCGCGGTGTCGTGTACGTGCGGCGCAGCGGCTTCTGCCTGGAAGCGCAGCACTTTCCCGACTCCCCCAACCAGCCGGCGTTTCCCTCGACCATCCTGCGCCCCGGCGAGCGGCGCACGTCGCGCACCGTGTACGCGTTCGGAGTGGATGCACAACGGCCGTGA
- a CDS encoding glycosyltransferase, with protein sequence MARIVITTWGSFGDVNPYLALGLGLRARGHEPVLCMPPYYEPVIRQAGLGFAPGAPDADPALDPEMVRKCLHPYRGAEAIFREVLIPSLGEAHERLTAAVQGADLVVTHPGALAAPIVMAQQRLPWVSTVLSPLNFMSAHDPILPPMAPWLRHVPYAVHLRYADWIAGGGRQVAARWMEPVQQFRASLGLPRSKDLLFEGQHSPYAVLALYSRVFGGPYPDYPAQVTITGQLRYDAPHGEALSPALEAFLRAGDPPLVFTLGSSAVEMAGRFWDESLEALQRLGRRGVLLVGRKELPRVARLATDRALVVDAAPHSQLFPRAAAVVHPCGMGTLGTALASAVPQLAVPHANDQPDNAWRLTRMGVARTVYPTRYRGPRVAAELRALLDTPSYGERARARAAVVQGEDGVGTACDVVDRVLTGGAVRAPSS encoded by the coding sequence ATGGCTCGAATCGTCATTACCACCTGGGGTTCGTTCGGCGATGTGAACCCCTACCTGGCGCTCGGTCTCGGGCTGCGCGCACGCGGGCACGAGCCGGTGCTGTGCATGCCGCCGTACTACGAGCCGGTCATTCGCCAGGCGGGGCTGGGGTTCGCGCCGGGGGCCCCCGACGCCGACCCGGCGCTCGATCCGGAGATGGTGCGCAAGTGCCTGCATCCGTATCGCGGCGCCGAAGCGATTTTTCGCGAGGTGCTCATTCCGTCGCTGGGTGAGGCGCACGAGCGGCTCACGGCGGCGGTGCAGGGGGCCGATCTCGTGGTCACCCATCCGGGAGCCCTCGCGGCGCCCATCGTGATGGCGCAGCAGCGCCTGCCGTGGGTGAGCACGGTGCTCTCGCCGCTCAACTTCATGTCGGCGCACGACCCCATTCTGCCCCCCATGGCGCCGTGGCTGCGTCATGTGCCGTATGCGGTACATCTGCGCTACGCCGATTGGATTGCCGGCGGTGGTCGTCAGGTGGCGGCGCGGTGGATGGAGCCGGTGCAACAATTCCGCGCGTCGCTGGGGTTGCCGCGCAGCAAGGACCTGCTGTTCGAGGGGCAGCATTCGCCGTATGCGGTGCTGGCGCTGTACTCCCGGGTGTTCGGGGGGCCGTACCCCGACTATCCCGCGCAGGTCACCATCACGGGACAGCTGCGCTACGATGCCCCGCACGGCGAGGCGCTCTCGCCGGCGCTCGAGGCGTTTCTGCGCGCCGGCGATCCGCCGCTGGTGTTCACGCTGGGCAGCTCGGCGGTGGAAATGGCGGGGCGCTTCTGGGACGAGAGTCTCGAGGCCCTGCAGCGGCTGGGCCGGCGCGGGGTGCTGCTGGTGGGACGCAAGGAGCTGCCGCGGGTAGCGCGCCTGGCTACCGACCGCGCGCTCGTGGTGGACGCCGCCCCGCATTCCCAACTCTTTCCGCGTGCCGCAGCGGTGGTGCATCCGTGCGGCATGGGGACATTGGGGACCGCGCTCGCCTCGGCGGTGCCGCAGCTGGCGGTACCCCACGCCAACGATCAGCCCGACAACGCCTGGCGCCTGACGCGGATGGGCGTGGCGCGCACCGTGTATCCGACGCGCTACCGCGGCCCGCGGGTGGCGGCCGAGTTGCGCGCGCTGCTCGATACGCCGTCGTATGGGGAGCGCGCACGGGCGCGGGCCGCGGTGGTGCAGGGCGAAGACGGTGTGGGTACCGCCTGCGACGTCGTGGACCGCGTGCTCACGGGGGGCGCAGTCCGAGCGCCCAGCTCGTGA
- a CDS encoding serpin family protein yields the protein MALLAVALLAVRGGSHFAFDLLKAVDQGARGNVLLSPLSVSFALGLTMEGSAGTTQAQMPQVLGWGAAPRAEINAAYRDLMTLLPQLDSGNVTVQIANGIWVRRPNVPDTGFVSDARVFFGAPVQSLATPSLMYDSVNAWGARATRNMIPRVLEGTPSDDLMMVLGTPCTLPARGVSGSIRPAPPPARSPWRTARSCRCP from the coding sequence GTGGCGCTGCTCGCCGTGGCGCTGCTCGCCGTGCGCGGTGGCAGCCACTTTGCCTTTGACCTGCTCAAGGCGGTGGATCAGGGGGCGCGAGGCAACGTGCTGCTGTCCCCGCTCAGCGTGTCGTTCGCGCTGGGGCTCACCATGGAGGGGTCGGCGGGCACGACCCAGGCGCAGATGCCGCAGGTGCTGGGATGGGGCGCCGCCCCGCGTGCGGAGATCAACGCGGCCTACCGCGACCTCATGACCCTGCTGCCGCAGCTCGACAGCGGCAACGTGACGGTGCAGATCGCCAACGGTATCTGGGTGCGGCGGCCCAATGTGCCGGACACCGGTTTCGTGAGTGACGCGCGTGTGTTTTTCGGCGCGCCGGTGCAGTCGCTGGCGACGCCGTCGCTCATGTACGACTCGGTGAACGCCTGGGGGGCGCGGGCCACGCGCAACATGATCCCGCGGGTTCTCGAGGGTACACCGAGCGACGATCTCATGATGGTTCTGGGAACACCGTGTACTTTGCCGGCACGTGGCGTGAGCGGTTCGATCCGGCCCGCACCGCCCCCCGCCCGTTCACCCTGGAGAACGGCACGGTCGTGCAGGTGCCCATGA
- a CDS encoding glutamine synthetase family protein, which translates to MPTPSRSLVPGNLSGATAADILELAEAQQVRFLRLQFTDILGVIKNVEIPSSQFRKALQGDIMFDGSSIAGFVRVEESDMLLAPDLSTFQIFPWGDPAARVGRLICDITMPDGTPFAGDPRGALKRQLAKAAEQGFVMNAGMEAEFFLFKPTADGRPATDTHDVGGYFDLAPMDLGEDARRAIVDALEHMGFEVEASHHEVAHGQHEIDFRYADAMRTADNIATFRFVVKQVARQFGLIASFMPKPVFGQNGSGMHTHQSLFRQQQNSFWDPSREWALSLTALHYIGGLLRHARGMTAVTNPLVNSYKRLVPGFEAPVNVAWSMRNRSPMIRVPERRGAGTRLELRTPDPAANPYLALTVMLAAGLDGLATNADWREPVNTNIWELSFRERRRLRIDDLPTSLAEACDELEKDDVICAALGEHITQQFLAAKRTEWNEYNQRVSEWELDRYLARY; encoded by the coding sequence ATGCCCACGCCAAGCCGTTCCCTCGTTCCCGGTAATCTGTCGGGCGCGACTGCCGCGGACATTCTCGAGCTCGCGGAAGCGCAGCAGGTGCGATTTCTCCGCCTGCAGTTCACCGATATTCTGGGCGTCATCAAGAATGTCGAGATTCCGAGCTCGCAGTTCAGGAAGGCGCTGCAGGGGGACATCATGTTCGACGGCTCATCCATCGCCGGTTTCGTACGGGTGGAAGAATCGGACATGCTGCTCGCCCCCGATCTGTCCACCTTCCAGATCTTCCCGTGGGGTGATCCGGCGGCGCGCGTGGGGCGGCTCATCTGCGACATCACCATGCCCGACGGCACCCCGTTTGCGGGGGATCCGCGCGGCGCGCTCAAGCGCCAGCTCGCCAAGGCGGCGGAGCAGGGGTTCGTGATGAACGCGGGGATGGAGGCGGAATTCTTCCTCTTCAAGCCCACCGCCGACGGCCGGCCCGCCACCGATACGCACGACGTGGGCGGGTACTTCGACCTCGCGCCCATGGACCTCGGCGAAGACGCGCGCCGCGCCATCGTGGATGCCCTCGAGCACATGGGGTTCGAGGTGGAGGCGTCGCACCATGAAGTGGCGCACGGGCAGCACGAGATCGATTTCCGGTACGCCGACGCGATGCGCACCGCCGACAACATCGCGACCTTCCGTTTCGTGGTGAAGCAAGTGGCGCGTCAGTTCGGACTGATCGCCAGCTTCATGCCGAAGCCGGTCTTCGGGCAGAACGGAAGCGGCATGCACACGCACCAGAGCCTCTTCCGCCAGCAGCAGAACAGCTTCTGGGACCCGTCGCGCGAGTGGGCCCTGAGCCTCACGGCGCTGCACTACATTGGCGGGTTGCTGCGGCATGCCCGCGGCATGACGGCGGTGACGAACCCGCTGGTGAACAGCTACAAGCGGCTGGTGCCGGGGTTCGAGGCGCCGGTGAATGTGGCGTGGAGCATGCGCAACCGATCGCCCATGATTCGCGTGCCGGAGCGTCGCGGCGCGGGGACGCGGCTCGAGCTGCGCACTCCCGACCCGGCAGCCAACCCGTATCTCGCGCTCACGGTGATGCTGGCGGCCGGGCTGGACGGGCTGGCCACCAACGCCGACTGGCGTGAACCGGTGAACACGAACATCTGGGAGTTGAGCTTCCGCGAGCGCCGGCGCCTGCGTATCGACGACCTGCCCACGTCGCTGGCCGAGGCGTGCGACGAGCTGGAGAAGGACGATGTGATCTGCGCCGCGCTGGGGGAGCACATCACGCAGCAGTTTCTCGCCGCGAAGCGGACGGAGTGGAACGAGTACAACCAGCGTGTGTCGGAGTGGGAGCTGGACCGGTATCTGGCGCGGTACTGA